From Planococcus halocryophilus, the proteins below share one genomic window:
- a CDS encoding gamma carbonic anhydrase family protein: MIYPFKDKFPQIDTSAFIADYTTITGDVTIGADSSVWFNTVIRGDVSPTIIGNKVNIQDLCMLHQSPGKTLLLEDEVTIGHQVTLHSCTVRKGALVGMGSLILDGAEIGEGAFVGAGSLVPPGKVIPPGMLAFGRPATVVRELREDDKEDMKRIVREYKEKAAYYKSLQKE; encoded by the coding sequence ATGATTTATCCATTTAAAGACAAATTTCCACAAATCGACACATCCGCTTTTATTGCAGACTATACGACAATCACTGGCGATGTGACGATTGGTGCTGACTCATCCGTTTGGTTTAATACCGTCATTCGCGGTGACGTCTCTCCCACTATCATTGGCAATAAAGTTAATATCCAAGACTTGTGCATGCTTCATCAAAGTCCAGGCAAAACTTTGCTTCTTGAAGATGAAGTAACAATTGGTCATCAAGTAACGCTTCATAGCTGCACGGTTCGTAAAGGTGCGTTAGTTGGCATGGGTTCTCTTATTCTTGACGGAGCTGAAATTGGAGAAGGCGCATTTGTTGGTGCCGGTAGTCTCGTGCCGCCAGGAAAAGTGATTCCTCCTGGCATGCTAGCGTTTGGCCGGCCTGCAACAGTTGTCCGTGAACTTCGCGAAGACGACAAAGAAGACATGAAACGCATTGTCCGTGAGTATAAGGAAAAAGCAGCTTATTATAAATCACTTCAAAAAGAGTAA